Part of the Nicotiana sylvestris chromosome 2, ASM39365v2, whole genome shotgun sequence genome, TCCATagtaatgaaaaaaatgaaagaataagGTTGCACGAGTGGAGAAAATGGACGAAACACGAGCGGAGAAAATGGACGAACCAATAATGCTTACACTTTTGTGGGACTTTTGTAGCCAATTGTAGGAAATGGCACCATTCCTTCACCACTTTTTCTCATTTAAAAACAGCTCTATCTAAATTGCTGTCGCCCTTCTCAATTCCCACTATGATTTCTTGCCAAACTTAAATAAATCCTAGATCTCAAATTGGGACACCCCAGCAATTTAAACAAACTTTTATATGTGCAGTTTGTCAGTACCCAGTAGTGGTGGAGTCTTTTAATTTGCTGGTCTGaaaccttcttcttcatttttcacgAAGCCAAACAATTAGAGCTGAAAGAATGAGTCTTTCTACAGCAATTACAACATGGGGCAACACCTATTTTGCCCTTGGAAATAACGGCAGATCCAGATTTTACTCTCATGGATTCTTACCTACTCATCTGAAGATCAAATTCTCCACCAACAACCCTTCCCCGCTTTCTGTCTCAGCTCTTCttacaacaaaacaacaaactgATGAAAGCAAGAACAAGAAAAAACAAGCAATGGAGTTCAATGATTACGTTCTTGAAAAAGCTAATTCTGTGAACAGGGCTTTGGAATCTTCAGTCTTGATTAAGGAACCAGTCAAGATTCATGAATCCATGAGATATTCTCTTCTTGCTGGTGGGAAAAGAATCCGACCCATGTTGTGTATAGCCTCTTGTGAACTTGTTGGTGGAGATGAATCCATAGCTATGCCTGCAGCTTGTGCTGTTGAGATGATTCATACCATGTCTTTAATTCATGACGATCTTCCTTGTATGGATAATGATGATCTTAGAAGAGGGAAGCCTACAAATCACAAGATTTATGGTGAGGATGTAGCTGTTTTAGCAGGGGATGCACTTCTTGCATTGGCTTTTGAGCACATTGCTACTCGAACAAAAGGGGTTCCTTCACATAGGATTGTGAGGGTGGTTGGTGAGTTAGCTAAGTGTATTGGTGCAGAGGGACTTGTAGCTGGACAAGTTGTAGATATAATTTCAGAGGGGGTTTCTGATGTTGATTTGAAGCATTTAGAGTTCATTCATTTGCACAAGACTGCAGCTTTATTAGAAGGGTCAGTGGTGTTAGGGGCTATATTAGGAGGGGCAGATGATGAAGAAGTGGAAAAATTAAGGAAGTTTGCAAGATGTATTGGGTTGTTATTTCAGGTTGTGGATGATATTCTTGATGTTACAAAGTCTTCTCAACAATTGGGGAAAACCGCAGGAAAGGACTTAGTTGCTGATAAGGTAACTTATCCCAAACTGATTGGTATTGACAAGTCAAGGGAGTTCGCTGAGGAGTTAAACAAAGAGGCTCAAGCTCAGCTTGCTGGATTTGATCAAGAGAAAGCAGCTCCTTTGATTGCTTTAGCAAATTATATTGCTTATAGAGAGAATTAAATTGTAACAACAGGATTGGAATTATGGTCAATCAATTTGTACATTTGAAGATTTAGAAGTTAAATAGAAGGTGAAAACATGAGTGATCTGTAAAGTTTCAAACTTCTAATATCTTGAATGAAATAATGGCCCAATACACATTTCTATTTTCCCCCACCTGAAGAATTTTCATGTTTTTAACAATGGATGTGGAGGGAATAAATCCTTATTCACATCATTACCTGTGGATGTATTTGTCCATTGGTTGTTAACTCTCTTTCTTACTTTGATTGTTAGCTTATAAGCTCTTACAAATCAACTTTTACTATTATTATTTCTTGCATCTCCCTTCTATGACCTAAGCTATGGTACCACGAGTCATGGTCAGGATTTTATGGCCATGTTTTAAATCCAAAGATGACCTGTAATTGGTCCTATCTCCATTGTCTTCTCGTCAGTCAGGATTCTTCATTCATAATTTCAAATATTCCTGCATTTTCTGTGattagtataatatagtatagttTTGTTTGGTACCTTGTCAATTTCACATGCTTTATATAAACTTGAACCTTTTATAGGTTATTGAATGTGCCAAATAAGCTTGACTTACTTTCCAACTGGATCTGCCTGTTGAATATTGATAGTTTTCTTTTGTGGCTCACACTTTGGCAAAAAATTTCTCCTGTCTGAGAATGAGACAATCAGGTAGATGAAATCTTCCACTCATCCTCTAAAGGTATGAAGAATTTAGCAAAGAACTCATTATATCAGGGTCCCATAAATTTTAGGTCTGTATATTAGAAACTCATCCaattaataatataaaattaGGCCAAAGTAGGTGGCTTTATTTTGAGATATCTTCTAGCCTCCTGCTTTGGCTTGAATGCTTGTTCCTCAGTAAATCCATCATATTATAGTAAGTTAAATAGTAATTCACCAGATTAGTGAAGAAGTTTATCGGACTTCTCAAGTTCAGAGCCATGTCTATTCTAAAAGGAGTAACCCACAATCTTGCAAATCTTAGTAAAAGAGCTGCTCCAAGTAGATCCAGATCTGCAGGAACAAAGTTGCTTCTTTCTTCACAGGAAACAGCAGAAGCTCTATTCCTCCCAAAAGTAAGAGCCTTTTGTAATAGCAGGGATATTGCCAAGAATGAAGCTGAAGTTATCAAAAGTGAAAACACATTCAGAGAAGCTGGAAAGACAAAAACTGTCTTTGATTTCAAAAGTTACATGTATCAAAAGATCAACTCAGTCAATCGAGCCTTAGATGCTGCTGTCCCACTCAGAGAACCCCTCAAGTTCCATGAAGCAATGAGATATTCGCTCCTTTCCGAAGGCAAGCGGGTTTGCCCTGTACTCTGCATAGCTGCCTGTGAGCTTGTTGGTGGCCAAGAATCAACAGCGATGCCTGCTGCTTGCGGAATGGAGATGATACACGCTATGTGTATGATGCACGACGACCTTCCCTGCATGGACAACGATAATCTCCGTCGAGGTAAGCTCGCTAATCACAAGGTATTTGGCGAAAATGTCACTGTTCTAGCTGGTTATTCCCTTGTTGCCTTAGCATTTGAGCATATGGCAACAGCCACTAAAGGGGTGCACCCGAAAACAATGGTTCGTGCTATCGGAGAACTAGCAAGGTTGATTGGGCCAGAGGGGGCAGCGGCTGGCCAGGTACTTGACTTGCTGTCTGGAGGTGAATCTGATACTGGATTAGAAGAGCTCGAGTATATTCATCGTCACAAGACAGCAGACTTTGCAGAGGCCGCGGTCATTGTAGGAGCAATGGTTGGTGGTGCAACCGATGAGGAAATTAATAGACTCAGAAAGTTCTCTCAGTGTATTGGGCTGCTGTTTCAGGTTGTGGATGACATTCTTGATGTGACTAAATCCTCTGAGCAATTAGGAAAGACAGCAGGGAAGGATTTGTTGGCAAACAAGTTGACGTACCCAAAGATGATTGGCATTGAAAAGTCCAAAGAATATGCTCAAAACCTTAGCAAGGAAGCTAAGGAGCAGCTTGTTGGTTTTGATCCAGAAAAGGCAGCTCCATTACTTGCTATGGCAGATTTCGTTCTTCATCGGCAAAAATGATCTCTTTAGGATGATTATGCCTGTATTATTTAACTGTAGTTGTGAGCATTTTTTTAAATCTAAGTAAGTAGGGAGTGGAGCTCTTTCAGTTCCTTGAGTTATATCAGGAAATATGGGTGCTGCTTAATTTCTCCATCTGAAACTGACCCTTCTAATGTCTAAAGGGACAATGTACTCAATCTTGCCTTCATATGTCAAACTTCACCTGTTTGCTGAAATCTGCTTTGCTTTTTCATTGGAGTGGGAAAATGATTATTAACTAGCAATGTTGTAATACAGCAGGTTTTGGCAAGCACTTAACAGCCGGCAAAGAGCTTGAGTGGTAAAATCAAAAGAGGGATAAAAACTAAGATAAGAGTGATAGAAAAACAGAAATTTTGCATGCACTTAATCTCATTAACTTTTGCAGGTCTACACTTACCAAACTATATAAGCTAGTCATATAGCTTGCTTAGCACAAATTTTAGCTTGCTTGCTAGGTAAACTTTAAATTACTCAGCAGCATAACTACTAGTATGAACTAGGGATGGCAATTGGGGCGGGCCAGGGTAAACTCTAAATGGGCGGGCCAGGGCAAACTCTAAAAGGGACAAGGCAGGGGAAGATTTAAATGGGGCGGGGCCGGCAGTGCTTTTATTTTGGAATATGTGGACGTTGCACTTTTAATctatttaatatttaatttaatGATTCAATATCATGTCTCTCCCTACTTTCTATTGTCATTCTTGTTTGTGTTTTGTGGATTTGCTTTAAATATATTAACTATAACGGTATGTGTTAAGTTGAGGTTcaaataaaattttgaaaaagttaaaaaaaaaaatgaatttagaATACTGCaaaggaaaaaataaagaaaaaacagcCCAGGAATCTAAACAAGCTCAATAATTTCAGATAAAAGAAAGATACTTAGTATTAATTGACATATGTGGTTCCCACAAGCTAAAACTCTCCAAGTAAAGCCGTAAAGGAAGAGAAGAAAAATCAGCCTTACGTCATAGCTACAGGTTGAAGGGAAGAAAGAGCGTACAATGTGGCTAAACTGCCTCAAATTCAAATAGAGACCCTTCTCCCACCAACTTGTATTGCCATCCCTAAGCGTAAGCGAGCATAGGAGAACGAATGGAGCATCTCCTATAGCACCATACTTGTTTCACCTAAATTAGAACTTAATTTGAGGCTCTTTCCAAAAGGGGGAGGGCGGGGGGAAAGCTAATGGGAAACATATCCTTTGAATAAAATTGATGGAGGATGAAAGTCCACATATCACACAGTCAATGATTTTTACTATGTTAGTTGGGGCTGCTTATGTTTATGGATGTTACTATGTTAGGTTTGGCGGATATCTTTTTACCTTTTGCTCCTATTTTTATTgggggaaaaaagaagaaggaaaaatggaAGCTAGTACGGCTCACAGGAAAAAGGGAAATCGCTGGAAAAGACATACGGCTTAAAAAAGAAAATGCGCCGTTGTCGGGGATCGAACCCGGGTGACAGGCCGGAATACTCACCACTATACTACAACAACTGCTTGCTGGTTCTCTAGAGAACCTATATTTAACAAAGATTCAAATCAATACTAGTGTTCGTTTCTTCTCCCATCCCTTCCTGTCTTTTCCCTCCTAAATAAGAATATTACCTTCGATATTTTGGGGGTGTACAGAAAGTAGATGAGGGAAGTGTTGAGGTTAGAGATAAACACTATGGTGAGGCTGATGTTATCAGAGATATGGGTTAATGTTTGGGTTGATAAGCTTAGGAGATGACTGCTCTCCTATGCCATGTGTACTCATCAGTAGATGTCTAAACACACAAGTGTGTTATATCTTAGCTGTAGAATAGCTAGGGATATTTATGTAATTTTCCATGTTCCACACATATGAGTTAGCTAGCTAGCTGTAGATTAGTTATGCCAGATATTAATTGATAGAGTagtacacatgtatataaataggAACTTGTACAGATACACTTTCAGTTTTGGAAAGGAATACAATTTCTCATTTTGCAATatttctctctctaattttcacatggtatcagagcacgtGCTCTCTTTGTCTAGATTCTTCTAGAATTTTCCATACAACTCAAGGTTCTTTGTCAGATTTCCAAAACTCAGCACTTCGATCATGGTTCTGGAGGAAGATACTTCAGATTCTGGACTTTCCGCTTCTGCCACAATGGAAAAGATCGATCATCTTCAGCCATATTATCTTCATGCTTCAGATTCACCAGGTAGGGCATTGGTTTTCAGTGCTTCTGATGGAACTGGATATGGCTCATGGAGAAAATCAGTATTAGTGTCAATATCTGCTAAGAATAAGCTTTGCTTCCTTGATGGAACTTTGCCAAAACCAAAGGAGAATTCTGCTTTTTTAGCCTTTGGACTCGTTGTAATGACATGGTTTCTGCTTGGCTGTTGAATTCACTTACAAGAGAAATCAGATCCAGTGTGATCCACTCTAGATCTGCACACGATTTATGGAAACAACTTGAGAAGAGATATGGACAATCGAATCTAGTACATCTATTTGAATTGCAAAAACAATTAGTAGAAACTGTGCAAGGATCAAACAACATTGCAACCTATTTCAATAATATGAAAGcaatttgggatgaaattgaGCTACTTGATGCTAGAGTTGTATGCAGCTGTGCAGAGTGTAAATGTAGTGCATCGGAGAAAAACAATGCACTTGAAGAGAGACAGAAGTTAGTTCAATTCCTAATGGGTCTGAATGAATCATACACTGCATGTAGAGGAAGCATAATGATGATGAATCCTTCACCAGATATTGATAGAGCTTACTTTCTTCTATTACAAGAGGAAAGGCAGAGAAGTATACAACCTTTGGGAAATTATCCTAGTGATTCAAGCTCCTTTACTGTTACTGGGCAGAATACCAGTCAAGGACAATACAAGTTTAACAATAATCAAGGAAACACAACCAATGGACTCAAGAACAATCAGACTCAACATCAGGATTATAAGAGGAATAATCCTACCAATCTCATTTGCAGATATTGTAAGAAGCCAGAACATACCATTGAGAAGTGTTACAAGATTCATGGCTATCCCCTAAATTTTAAAAACAGCAGACCTAGATCTTTCAACAATCATGCACACAGCAATGCAACTAGTACTCAGGAAGCTCGTTGTGGCTGCTTATGGTTATGGTTGTTAACAACTATATCAGGTTTGGTAAATATTTTATGTTtgggaaaaaaaaaattagaagaagAAAAGGGAACGTAGTAGGAAGGACATGAGAATAGGCAACCCGCTGGAAAAGGAAATACACTCAAAAAATGAGATGCGCCATTGCCGGGGATCGAACCCGGGTCACCAGGGTGACAGGCGGGAATACTTAACACTATACTACAACGACAGCTTGTTGGCCATCTGAAGAGACAATTTATCTAGATCTTTGTTTTAATATTTCAGTGCGTAGTTACAAATTATATAGGAACTTAATTTTGGTTTAATCATACCATTACATGACTGTTCCATTTATTATTCGATGTATCCTTTTATAGAAGTTAATGTAAAATAGTTTTACATTTGTGTATGTTAAGATGAGCTAGAAAGTTATTATTATGCCTAgaggtgtgcattcgatttatcgcttcgattttgacccttatcgataattacttatcgattatcgatttgtacatatgcttatcgttgtcgtttcaataaggttccgattttttcgattttgatttatcgattttggggcttatcgattacaccaataagaaaatttgcgggattccatggaaagtatatcgctataaacacgcctaactaatatggacaaaaagaagctaaaataagacgaacaccgtttataacataaaaattgtgtcaacaagcacatgcaacgaaattaaagtaagggatcaaatgtatgccaccaaGACTACAAcggtataaaaaaaatacatcatcacAGCTAATTATGTTTTctattaatttgaacttcattaccttgagctttaaatatgatcattccttaaatgtggtagaggaaataatagggttaggggTAAAGGGAAgagtattatagaataagggtaaaaaaaaattagttattttttgtctttttagtatatcttatcgatttatcgataagtcgataaccgaagaggacaaaatcgaaatcgaaatcgataaatcgacAAACCGATaccaaataatcgattcgattaaTCAATAAACCGATTCAAATGCACACCCCTAATTATGCCTAGCGGAGAAGATACTGAGAACTAAGCGAAATTTGCACAAACTTAAAAGACAATGGAGTATCCTTATTTCCGTTTACACACTGTACAAAAACCAGGGATTCCTGACCTGTCTTGTCCACCACAATTCTGACTTTGTCTGCCATGCCAGTTCCTCTTTCACCTTTACTCTCACTGTTTTACCCCGCTGTCGTTTCTGTCCTACTGATTCCCAGTTTCCCCAATTAGGCTTCTATTGCCTACCCAAATACAGTTTTACTTTAATCTCACTCTCATTTTCATACCCTAAATATAACACTATAGTGACTAGTACCGTAATGTAGCACTGTAAAACTGCAGTGAGTAACCAAAGGCAGCAATTACTTACTAGCCAAACGCCAAACTCTTTCTTCAAGATAAGGCAtttctttatctttttcctttgtaAATACAACCAGAATGAGAAGTTAAAGAAAATATAGTGGGTATGGCTTGGAAATGAAGGAGCGTCAAAGGTGGCGGCCAGAAGAAGACGCACTGTTAGGAGCTTACGTGAAGCAATATGGACCTAAAGAATGGAACCTCATTTCTAAACGCATGGGTAGAACTCTTGACAGGGACCCAAAATCATGCCTTGAACGTTGGaaaaactacttgaaacctgGGATAAAGAAAGGATCTTTAACCCCAGAAGAACAAAATCTTGTCATTTCTCTTCAGGCAAAGTACGGTAATAAGTGGAAGAAAATTGCAGCTGAAGTCCCTGGTCGTACTGCTAAAAGATTAGGCAAGTGGTGGGAAGTTTTCAAAGAGAAACAGCTTAAGCAGCTTCAGAAATCACAGAAACTTCAAGATTACGCTGATCCACCGTCTATTTCCGCCGTCTCCGGTGGTGGGTCGCCGGAGGGAGCAGTTTCCGGGAAGTACGATCATATTTTGGAGACTTTTGCAGAGAAGTACGTGCAGCCAAAGATATTTGCTTTTCAGCCTCCTTTGCCTTTGCCAGCTATTAATATCATGCCAAATCTTGAACCGCCACCGGTTCTGTCTTTAAACCCTGCTGCTATGAATGAACCGGTGAATTCCACCACTATTCCACCGTGGATGAACTCAGCAGCTAATGCATCATCTTCTGCTCCATCTCCTTCTGTTAGTCTCACCCTTACACCGTCTGAACCGGTGTTGCGTGTGCATGAACAGGTGCAACCGGAATATGGTTTGACAAGCCGGTTTTATCCGGTTCCGCAACTGGGCACCCTAATCCAGTACTGCAAAGAGCTGGAAGAAGGAAGACAGAACTGGGTACAGCATAAAAAGGAGGCAACTTGGAGACTGAACCGGCTGGAGCAACAGCTAGAGTCAGAGAAAGCtagaaaaaggagagagaaaacgGAGGAAATAGAAGCAAAGAGGAGGTGTTTACGTGAAGAGGAAATGGCTTTTATTGAAAGAATGGAGAGGGAATATAAAGATCAACTCAGTGCATTACAGAGAGATGCAGAGGCTAAAGAAGCAAAGTTAATTGAAGCTTGGGGTAGTAAGCAATTGAAGTTGGCTAAACTTATTGAACAAAGTGGATTTCATAGTCATGTTAATGGGGTTGGAAATATTGTATCCCAGGACAAGCATTAGAATTTAAAGACTGGCATTACcatgttaaccttttagaaactACTGCTAGTATCATTAGTGTGCTGTGTTATAGCTTTCATGTTCTCATCCTTGTGATCCTAAAGATGATTTTGTGGATGAAGTGTGTGTTGATGATAAAATTTGCTAATTTAGTCATGTTAAAAAGAAGTTGTGAAGGTCGTGCATTAAGTTTAAGTTTCTAGGTTAAGAGGTGGTTGAGCATATCATAGGATTTAGTATTAGACTGCTAGTGGTCAATGTTAATATTTACATTACTCATTCGTTTTCATATTGTGGGGCCTTATTTACTAGTTATTATTTCTGCTTTCCATTTATTTACTGGTTCTTGTGATGTTGATATTATTTCTATGGGTTTTTGTTGATGGTATTGATGTATTGTCTCTTTTCGTTTTCTTAAGCCGAGGGTCCATCGGAAACAGAGGCAAGACATGCGTATACACTAACCTCCCCGGACTCCACTTATGGGATCTTACTGGGTTGTTGTTCTTGTTGTCATGATTAAAAAGATCCTTAGTCACAACTCATATTCCTCTCAACGTCAAGTTTTCTCTTACAAAGTTTATTGGTTTGCTTATAAATAGCATGTTTTCTGGATAAAGCCTAAGTAATGAAAACTGTGCATGTGCAGCTTGAAGCTTGGAGCTCTTATGCTTGTGTTCCTTATTGATTTACATCATTTCTTTAAGGAAAATAAAAGGCTAAATGATCGGGAACTCGCAAGATTTTCTTAATGTTTGGACCAATAAAGAATAGTCATTACACTTGTATTTTGTGTAAAAAACTCCATGTATAAATAATTTATTCGGCCCACTAACTATTTTGTTTTAGAATCCTGAACCCATAGTAACATGGCGTATGTTGTAGGATCATAAAGAGTCAACTCTTCATATTTCACAAGCTAACAGTTTGATTAAATCAAAGTAACCATATATTATATAAACTTCAAGAAGCCCTTGCCCCAATGCCTCTCTAGTTAAGCATTTTTTAATGTATTCCTTCCTCCATCTGAAAGCTTAAAATACATCCGACATACCTCTAGCTACCCCTATGTGGTCAATTCAATAGGATTCCTCTTAATGGTTTTCCTTCTTGGTAACagccttctcttttcttttcttctatatTACTATTTCATTAACAAAAGCAAGCAGCCACATTCAAGACAAGCTGCTGCTAATGATCTTCCTCCAGGAAGTTTTGGGTGGCCTTTTGTGGGTGAAACGTTGGATTATTTGTCCAATGTCAAAAATGGGAGCCTAGTCAAGTTTCTAACACAAAGAAGGAGCAAATACTCTTCAAATATTTTCAGCACCTCATTGATTGGGCATCCAATGGTGATCTTATCTGGTGCTAAGGGCAACAAGTTTCTATTCTCAAATGAGAATAAGCTAGTCCAAGTCTGGTGGCCGAGTTCTATTGACAGAATATTTCCCAAGACTCATAAGAAAGCTAATCACGAGGACTTTGCAAGCACGCGCAAATTGCTATCAGCGCCTCTCAGATCAGAGTCTCTTCAAAGATTTGTAGGCGTAGCCGATGATATTTTGAGACGCCATCTTCAGACGGACTGGAATCGCCCACAAATTAAGGTTTTACCTGCAGTTAGGAAGTGCATATTCTCATTGGACTGCAAATTATTCCTAAGCATTGATGATGCAGAGAAGGTTGAACGACTGTCTAAGTATATTGAGGATATTGCCTCTGGTGTGCTCTCTATGTCTATCAATTTACCAGGACCCACTTTCAACCGAGCTGTCCGAGCATCCAAGATAATGCGTAAGGAGGTTCAAGAAATCATCAATCAGAGGAAAAGTGAGCTATCAGAGAATAGAAATGCAGTACCAGATGACATTTTGTCTCAGATGCTCCAGGCCACAAATGAGCAAGAACAATTTCTGAACGAATCCGATATCGCTAGCTATATTGTTGGCTTACTTCACGGTGGCTATAGCACCGTTAATGCTGCAATAACCATTATAACGAAATACATGGCTGACTATCCTGATCTGTACTCTGAGGTCCTCAAAGGTATGAACATTTACTACTTTAAATCACTTGCCTAAATTTCCGTGTTAACAAATCCTCAATGGCACAGACACAAAGCTAACTAATTCCACCCGGGCATA contains:
- the LOC104233145 gene encoding geranylgeranyl pyrophosphate synthase, chloroplastic-like, encoding MSLSTAITTWGNTYFALGNNGRSRFYSHGFLPTHLKIKFSTNNPSPLSVSALLTTKQQTDESKNKKKQAMEFNDYVLEKANSVNRALESSVLIKEPVKIHESMRYSLLAGGKRIRPMLCIASCELVGGDESIAMPAACAVEMIHTMSLIHDDLPCMDNDDLRRGKPTNHKIYGEDVAVLAGDALLALAFEHIATRTKGVPSHRIVRVVGELAKCIGAEGLVAGQVVDIISEGVSDVDLKHLEFIHLHKTAALLEGSVVLGAILGGADDEEVEKLRKFARCIGLLFQVVDDILDVTKSSQQLGKTAGKDLVADKVTYPKLIGIDKSREFAEELNKEAQAQLAGFDQEKAAPLIALANYIAYREN
- the LOC104233146 gene encoding geranylgeranyl pyrophosphate synthase 7, chloroplastic-like; the protein is MSILKGVTHNLANLSKRAAPSRSRSAGTKLLLSSQETAEALFLPKVRAFCNSRDIAKNEAEVIKSENTFREAGKTKTVFDFKSYMYQKINSVNRALDAAVPLREPLKFHEAMRYSLLSEGKRVCPVLCIAACELVGGQESTAMPAACGMEMIHAMCMMHDDLPCMDNDNLRRGKLANHKVFGENVTVLAGYSLVALAFEHMATATKGVHPKTMVRAIGELARLIGPEGAAAGQVLDLLSGGESDTGLEELEYIHRHKTADFAEAAVIVGAMVGGATDEEINRLRKFSQCIGLLFQVVDDILDVTKSSEQLGKTAGKDLLANKLTYPKMIGIEKSKEYAQNLSKEAKEQLVGFDPEKAAPLLAMADFVLHRQK
- the LOC104233147 gene encoding protein rough sheath 2 homolog; protein product: MKERQRWRPEEDALLGAYVKQYGPKEWNLISKRMGRTLDRDPKSCLERWKNYLKPGIKKGSLTPEEQNLVISLQAKYGNKWKKIAAEVPGRTAKRLGKWWEVFKEKQLKQLQKSQKLQDYADPPSISAVSGGGSPEGAVSGKYDHILETFAEKYVQPKIFAFQPPLPLPAINIMPNLEPPPVLSLNPAAMNEPVNSTTIPPWMNSAANASSSAPSPSVSLTLTPSEPVLRVHEQVQPEYGLTSRFYPVPQLGTLIQYCKELEEGRQNWVQHKKEATWRLNRLEQQLESEKARKRREKTEEIEAKRRCLREEEMAFIERMEREYKDQLSALQRDAEAKEAKLIEAWGSKQLKLAKLIEQSGFHSHVNGVGNIVSQDKH
- the LOC104233148 gene encoding dammarenediol 12-hydroxylase-like, which produces MVFLLGNSLLFSFLLYYYFINKSKQPHSRQAAANDLPPGSFGWPFVGETLDYLSNVKNGSLVKFLTQRRSKYSSNIFSTSLIGHPMVILSGAKGNKFLFSNENKLVQVWWPSSIDRIFPKTHKKANHEDFASTRKLLSAPLRSESLQRFVGVADDILRRHLQTDWNRPQIKVLPAVRKCIFSLDCKLFLSIDDAEKVERLSKYIEDIASGVLSMSINLPGPTFNRAVRASKIMRKEVQEIINQRKSELSENRNAVPDDILSQMLQATNEQEQFLNESDIASYIVGLLHGGYSTVNAAITIITKYMADYPDLYSEVLKAGTSNTWSI